The genome window GCCATAGTTCATCGTTGCTACAGGCATATCTTACGGACATTGAAGCATCTCAGATCACATTTTGAATCATATTAAGACAAGTTTTTTGAGTAACTTGGCTCATCTTTCCCGTTGATTCAGACTGTGTTTTCAAGGCGAGACACCTCAAGGCCACATTTCTCCAAAATAGAAGAGGCTACTCGCCCACGCTACGATCTACTTGCCCAGGATCAATCCGACGCGTGTGTCTTCAGTCTGGCAGTCCTGCCACGGGCCATCAAAAGTGCGAATTTCAATATGGTCTCTCTTGCAAGTATCCGTACGGTACTTTCTGCATCAATTCTCTTTCTGATGCTTGGTGCAGTATCGGCAAATGCCGGTTCAGCCTGTGGCGGTGCTTCCTGGTACGCACTTCATTCGAAAACCGCATCGGGCGAAAGAATGAACCCATCCGCTCTGACCGCTGCGCATCGCACTCTGCCTTTCGGCTCCAAAGTCAAGGTCACAAACCAGCGCAATGGCAAGTCAATCGTCGTGCGCATCAATGATCGCGGGCCATTCATCAAGGGCCGTGTGATCGATCTCTCCAAGGGCGCAGCTAACCGCCTCGGCTTTGTTGGCGCAGGCCACACCAACATTTGCATGGCCCGGCTCTAATCCTCGTACCATCTTGATATTGTCACAGCATTGACCTTGACCGTTGAACGTGACATCGCCATGTGAGCATTCCTAATCCTGTCGGGGAACGTTCCATGGCACTGAAAGTCGCGGTCCAGATGGACCATATCAATTCGATCCGGATCGGTGGCGACACCACCTTCGCGCTCTGCCTCGAAGCACAGAAACGCGGCCACAACCTTTACCACTACACGCCTGACCGGCTGAGCATGCGCGATGGCGTCGTTTCGGCGCGCGTGGAAGAACTTAGCGTTCGTGACATCGAAGGCGATCACTTCACGCTTGGCAAACCGATTTCACGTGATTTGTCCGAGATGGACGTGGTGCTGCTGCGCCAGGATCCGCCGTTCGACATGAACTACATCACGACCACCCATATTCTGGAGCGTATTCATCCCAAGACGCTGGTCGTCAACGATCCGGCATGGGTGCGCAACAGCCCCGAAAAGATCTTCGTCACGGAATTTCCGGATCTGATGCCTGAAACGCTGATCACCAAGGACAGCCAAGAAATCGCGGCCTTCCGCAAGGAATTCGGCGACATCATTCTGAAGCCGCTATACGGCAATGGCGGTGCGGGTGTCTTCCATCTGGCCGATGGCGACCGCAACCTGACATCGCTGCTGGAAATGTTCGGCCAGATGTTCCGTGAACCCTTCATTGCCCAGCGTTATCTGAAGGATGTGCGTGCCGGCGACAAGCGCATCATCCTGATCGATGGCGAACCGGTCGGCGCCATCAACCGCGTGCCCTCCGAAACCGATGCCCGTTCCAACATGCATGTCGGTGGACGCGCCGAGAAAACCGAACTCACGGAGCGCGAGCGTGAAATCTGTGCGCGTATCGGGCCTTCCTTGCGCGAGCGCGGCTTCATTCTCGTCGGCATTGACGTGATCGGCGACTACATGACCGAAATCAATGTCACCTCGCCGACTGGTATTCGCGAGGTCAAGCGCTTTGGTGGTGCCGACATCGCCGCCCTGTTCTGGGATGCTGTGGAAGCCAAGCGCAGCTGACCCTCTTCCCCTCTGACATGTTCCCTTAATGTTCTTGTCATGCGGTGTGAATTGTGCTGATGTAGCGTCATTGGCACTTATTCATTTTAAACGTCCGTATTTTCAAGGAAGATTTCATGGTCACCCGCGTCCGTACGGTCGCCTTTCAGGGTATTGAAGCCCAGCCTGTCGATGTGCAGGTAATGATCGCTCCAGGGAAAATGAGAATGCACATTGTCGGGCTACCCGACAAGGCCGTGGCGGAAAGCCGCGAACGCGTTCAGGCCGCTCTGCATGCTTCAGGTCTGTCGATGCCGGTGAAAAAGGTCACCGTCAATCTGGCACCCGCTGATTTACCCAAAGAAGGCAGTCATTACGATCTGCCGATCGCGGTCGGGCTGATGGCGGGTCTCGGCGCCATGCCAGCCGACGCCCTGCAATCCTACGTGGTGCTTGGCGAGCTTTCCCTCGACGGAACGATTACCCACGTCGCAGGAGTGCTGCCTGCAGCAATTGCCGCCAACCGGCAGGAGAAGGGATTGATCTGTCCCGCTCCCTGTGGTCCCGAGGCGGCATGGGCTGGTGCCGAGATCGATATTCTGGCGCCGCGCAGCCTGATCGGGCTCGCCAATCATTTCCGCGGCACACAGGTCCTGTCGCGCCCGGAGCCCGCCATGCAGGCCAGTGCGACTGGGCTGCCGGATCTGGCGGACATACGGGGGCAGGAGAGCGCCCGCCGGGCGCTGGAAGTCGCAGCGGCGGGCGGACACAATTTGCTCATGATGGGGCCGCCCGGATCGGGCAAATCCATGCTGGCGCAGCGGTTACCCTCGATCCTGCCGCCGCTGCTGCCACGCGAACTCCTGGATGTCTCAATGATTGCCTCGATCGCCGGGGAACTGATGGGCGGCAAGCTGACAGACAGGCGCCCCTTTCGCGCCCCACATCATTCAGCTTCCATGGCGGCGATGGTGGGCGGCGGTATCCGGGC of Phyllobacterium zundukense contains these proteins:
- a CDS encoding YifB family Mg chelatase-like AAA ATPase → MVTRVRTVAFQGIEAQPVDVQVMIAPGKMRMHIVGLPDKAVAESRERVQAALHASGLSMPVKKVTVNLAPADLPKEGSHYDLPIAVGLMAGLGAMPADALQSYVVLGELSLDGTITHVAGVLPAAIAANRQEKGLICPAPCGPEAAWAGAEIDILAPRSLIGLANHFRGTQVLSRPEPAMQASATGLPDLADIRGQESARRALEVAAAGGHNLLMMGPPGSGKSMLAQRLPSILPPLLPRELLDVSMIASIAGELMGGKLTDRRPFRAPHHSASMAAMVGGGIRAKPGEVSLAHHGVLFLDEFPEFTPQVLDSLRQPLETGECMIARANHRISYPAQIQLVAAMNPCRCGMAGEPGHTCARGPRCRQDYQARISGPLLDRIDIRIDVPSVSATDLIRPSVSESSASVAERVARARTIQKWRFEQLGVPSITTNAQCSVSLIEQVAQPDGPGLSLLQQASEQMRFSARAYHRVLKVARTLADLDGQETVGRIHLAEAISYRMAADTTSQAA
- the gshB gene encoding glutathione synthase, with the translated sequence MALKVAVQMDHINSIRIGGDTTFALCLEAQKRGHNLYHYTPDRLSMRDGVVSARVEELSVRDIEGDHFTLGKPISRDLSEMDVVLLRQDPPFDMNYITTTHILERIHPKTLVVNDPAWVRNSPEKIFVTEFPDLMPETLITKDSQEIAAFRKEFGDIILKPLYGNGGAGVFHLADGDRNLTSLLEMFGQMFREPFIAQRYLKDVRAGDKRIILIDGEPVGAINRVPSETDARSNMHVGGRAEKTELTEREREICARIGPSLRERGFILVGIDVIGDYMTEINVTSPTGIREVKRFGGADIAALFWDAVEAKRS
- a CDS encoding septal ring lytic transglycosylase RlpA family protein gives rise to the protein MVSLASIRTVLSASILFLMLGAVSANAGSACGGASWYALHSKTASGERMNPSALTAAHRTLPFGSKVKVTNQRNGKSIVVRINDRGPFIKGRVIDLSKGAANRLGFVGAGHTNICMARL